A genome region from Piliocolobus tephrosceles isolate RC106 chromosome 8, ASM277652v3, whole genome shotgun sequence includes the following:
- the LOC111552401 gene encoding LOW QUALITY PROTEIN: putative protein SEM1 (The sequence of the model RefSeq protein was modified relative to this genomic sequence to represent the inferred CDS: deleted 1 base in 1 codon; substituted 1 base at 1 genomic stop codon) yields MYCQDPNVCAVFAVQGGKMGRKHGIKRRRRPSMRNPAQQARGPWIHESKHPAFAKQQINLEMPNSGVTTERAWVCSSTSRKKNXAGSFTFPTALLSPAPSLVQHCEDCSCLPGCHLGDLYNLAPAERTCWQHINSRDGSVVIWCPHLLK; encoded by the exons ATGTATTGCCAG GACCCCAACGTTTGTGCAGTGTTTGCTGTACAAGGaggaaaaatgggaagaaagcaTGGCATAAAAAGAAGGAGGAGACCCAGCATGAGAAACCCAGCTCAGCAGGCCAGAGGACCCTGGATCCATGAGAGTAAGCATCCAGCCTTCGCAAAGCAACAGATAAACTTAGAGATGCCCAACTCTGGAGTGACAACAGAGCGAGCCTGGGTGTGCAG CTCCAcctcaagaaaaaagaattgagC TGGGTCCTTCACTTTTCCCACTGCTCTACTGAGCCCCGCACCATCCTTGGTG CAGCACTGTGAAGATTGTTCTTGCCTGCCTGGCTGCCATTTAGGTGATCTCTACAATCTGGCCCCAGCAGAAAGAACTTGCTGGCAGCATATCAATAGCAGAGATGGAAGTGTGGTCATATGGTGTCCACATCTATTGAAGTAA